A genomic stretch from Aedes albopictus strain Foshan chromosome 2, AalbF5, whole genome shotgun sequence includes:
- the LOC109415737 gene encoding mitochondrial import inner membrane translocase subunit Tim10B produces MDFELRNLKDFLTLYNQVTELCFKSCVDNLFGRDLSADEIRCTDNCVGKFSSVNQRLMQVYVGVQGDINQRRMVEFEAQQAKLEEAQKQQETVVAATATTTTEAGATSVSVSGTESAGPVDSGKVETVSN; encoded by the exons ATGGACTTTGAGCTAAGAAAT CTAAAAGACTTCCTCACCCTGTACAACCAAGTGACGGAACTGTGCTTCAAATCCTGCGTGGACAACCTGTTTGGGCGGGATCTGAGCGCGGACGAGATCCGCTGCACGGACAACTGTGTGGGCAAGTTTTCCAGCGTGAACCAACGGTTGATGCAGGTTTACGTGGGAGTGCAGGGCGACATCAACCAGCGGAGAATGGTCGAATTTGAGGCCCAACAAGCGAAACTGGAGGAAGCGCAAAAGCAACAGGAAACGGTGGtggcggcgacggcgacgacgacgaccgaagcaGGTGCGACGTCTGTATCTGTCAGTGGAACCGAATCGGCTGGTCCGGTGGACAGTGGGAAAGTGGAAACCGTATCGAATTAG